In Macadamia integrifolia cultivar HAES 741 chromosome 5, SCU_Mint_v3, whole genome shotgun sequence, a single window of DNA contains:
- the LOC122079524 gene encoding cytochrome b-c1 complex subunit Rieske-4, mitochondrial-like, which translates to MLRVAGKRLSSLSWRPNQTASAILSRNLIGGDISSDDSRSICSPQETYIRSAFRDAVRGFASETLAPRPDFGMISDLPATVAAVKNPTSKITYDEHNHERFPPGDPSKRAFAYFVLTGGRFVYASLIRLLILKFVLSMSASKDVLALASLEVDLSSIEPGTTVTVKWRGKPVFIRRRTEDDVKLANSVDLGSLRDPQEDSARVKNPEWLIVIGVCTHLGCIPLPNAGDFGGWFCPCHGSHYDISGRIRKGPAPYNLEVPTYSFMEENKLMIG; encoded by the exons ATGTTGAGGGTTGCAGGGAAGAGACTCTCATCTCTTTCGTGGCGGCCGAACCAGACCGCTTCGGCGATCCTCTCCAGGAATTTGATAGGCGGAGATATCTCCTCGGATGATTCTAGATCGATCTGTTCTCCCCAAGAAACTTACATCAGATCGGCATTTCGTGATGCGGTTAGAG GGTTTGCTTCTGAAACGCTGGCTCCAAGACCTGATTTTGGGATGATATCAGACCTTCCTGCCACTGTAGCTGCGGTGAAGAACCCAACCTCAAAGATTACATATGATGAGCACAACCATGAGCGTTTCCCACCCGGTGACCCTAGCAAACGGGCATTTGCCTACTTCGTCTTGACAGGTGGGAGATTTGTATATGCATCTCTGATCCGGCTTTTGATTCTCAAGTTTGTGCTTAGTATGTCTGCCAGCAAGGATGTTCTGGCCCTTGCCTCCCTTGAGGTTGACCTTTCAAGCATCGAGCCGGGAACCACTGTGACGGTCAAGTGGCGTGGGAAGCCGGTGTTTATCAGGCGTCGAACTGAAGATGACGTTAAGTTGGCCAACAGTGTTGACTTGGGATCTTTGAGGGATCCACAGGAGGACTCAGCCAGGGTTAAGAATCCAGAATGGCTCATTGTGATTGGTGTCTGTACCCATCTAGGTTGCATCCCTCTACCTAATGCTGGGGACTTTGGTGGGTGGTTTTGTCCATGCCATGGATCCCACTATGACATATCTGGCAGGATACGCAAGGGCCCTGCACCCTACAACTTGGAGGTACCCACTTACAGCTTCATGGAAGAGAACAAGCTAATGATTGGTTGA